A single Flavobacteriales bacterium DNA region contains:
- a CDS encoding YicC family protein, with protein sequence MKTSSMTGFGKAETSTSNEKVVIEIRALNSKQLDMNLKLPQILKELEMPMRSLLTERLVRGKVELSASLEGGMDKKASINENLAKEYHQQLEHLSSELELKPGSTDILALVMKMPDVLQTEKGELGEELKEAIMHTAEEAVSRLIEFRQSEGASLDKDLRSHIHSISDLQEQISPHIDIRIDRIRERIQKNMEQQMEGNDYDPSRFEQEIIYYLEKYDVSEEMTRLQKHCEYFIETLDLEGSKGKKLGFIAQEIGREINTLGAKSYDSDMQKLVVRMKDDLEKIKEQTLNVL encoded by the coding sequence ATGAAGACGAGCTCTATGACGGGTTTCGGCAAGGCCGAAACATCTACTTCCAATGAAAAAGTGGTCATAGAGATACGAGCGCTCAACAGCAAGCAGCTCGATATGAATCTCAAACTGCCGCAGATCCTGAAGGAACTCGAGATGCCCATGCGGTCCCTTCTCACCGAACGACTGGTACGAGGCAAGGTCGAGCTCAGCGCTAGCTTAGAAGGCGGTATGGATAAGAAAGCATCCATCAATGAGAACCTGGCCAAGGAGTATCATCAACAACTGGAACACCTTTCCTCAGAATTGGAACTGAAGCCTGGTTCTACGGACATTCTTGCCTTGGTGATGAAGATGCCAGATGTACTTCAGACTGAGAAAGGAGAGCTAGGAGAGGAGCTCAAAGAAGCGATCATGCATACTGCAGAAGAAGCGGTCTCCAGGCTGATTGAGTTCAGACAGAGTGAAGGAGCATCTCTGGACAAGGACCTGCGTTCGCATATCCACAGTATTTCAGACCTTCAAGAACAGATATCCCCGCATATCGATATACGCATAGACCGCATCAGGGAGCGTATTCAGAAGAACATGGAGCAGCAGATGGAGGGCAATGATTACGATCCATCGCGATTTGAACAAGAGATCATCTATTACTTGGAGAAATACGATGTATCGGAAGAGATGACCCGCCTGCAAAAGCACTGCGAGTACTTCATAGAGACCCTGGATCTAGAAGGATCCAAGGGAAAGAAATTAGGCTTCATCGCTCAAGAGATCGGTCGTGAGATCAATACCCTCGGAGCAAAATCCTATGATTCGGATATGCAGAAACTGGTGGTCCGGATGAAGGATGACCTGGAGAAGATCAAGGAACAAACACTCAATGTCCTCTGA
- the gmk gene encoding guanylate kinase: MSSENGHTEKGRCIIVSAPSGAGKTTIVRYLLDQDLGLEFSVSATSRKARLEELNGKDYHFLSVEQFRMKVDSGEFIEWEEVYPEQYYGTLASEIQRIWKEGHHVIFDVDVVGGLNLKRYFGDKALAIFIQPPNIQSLEDRLRARRSESEETMKLRLDKAAQELSRAEEFDVIVVNDDLFKACEEAESIIKDFISR; the protein is encoded by the coding sequence ATGTCCTCTGAGAACGGACATACGGAAAAAGGAAGATGCATCATCGTCTCCGCTCCATCCGGAGCTGGAAAGACCACTATTGTCCGTTACCTGCTCGATCAGGATCTGGGACTGGAATTCAGTGTGAGCGCTACATCTCGCAAGGCAAGACTGGAAGAACTGAACGGTAAGGACTACCATTTCCTGTCGGTAGAACAGTTCAGGATGAAGGTGGATTCTGGCGAATTCATCGAATGGGAGGAGGTGTATCCTGAACAGTATTACGGAACCCTCGCCTCGGAGATCCAGCGCATATGGAAAGAAGGGCACCATGTCATCTTCGATGTGGATGTGGTCGGAGGACTGAACCTGAAGAGGTATTTCGGAGACAAGGCTCTGGCCATCTTCATTCAACCTCCGAATATCCAGTCACTGGAAGACCGCCTCAGGGCCAGAAGGTCAGAAAGTGAGGAGACCATGAAGCTGAGGCTGGATAAAGCGGCTCAGGAGCTTTCTCGAGCGGAGGAATTCGATGTCATCGTGGTCAATGATGACCTCTTCAAGGCCTGTGAAGAGGCGGAATCGATCATCAAAGACTTCATCTCCCGATGA